In Macadamia integrifolia cultivar HAES 741 chromosome 5, SCU_Mint_v3, whole genome shotgun sequence, a single window of DNA contains:
- the LOC122078921 gene encoding LOW QUALITY PROTEIN: dual specificity protein phosphatase PHS1-like (The sequence of the model RefSeq protein was modified relative to this genomic sequence to represent the inferred CDS: deleted 1 base in 1 codon) produces the protein MAQAEKEKTAIINAAPEENQESEGENDPGLSPVDRELPTPLTVSSRVLFLLGDITAGPAYRFTQWLELVRERSARHPSSSFPKHLSRLEAMPSSAGESVADSKHSVPCNEGPDITLWERLGKAAMLDIESSEFSWDMLASLHHTGYSNSAEQAEDETNKALEVTVNSGGIVFFALFNRPDNCDLVTKEAAAVIKISSSRMATQSERLGYEFAKWLGVRTPQARVIHSSNPEWQLIKDAAEKARDIALSERDEVGEVTCSELLEALELSRCLLLMNYVHGSPLLQSSDAFDCQEAAERTAAALGGILMLDLVIRNEDRLSCRHLGWRGNSANLLFTDTATFSNLDAWEEAFDSANRRYRPRVIRALQKERRVKSADVKLSPHNHELISQSSDVSDLMDSPNSSNMSLISPFSAEAKFSDMHIVAIDSGIPRRPPAGKRANDQANYPKLVELLLNSAEYSSSLLYEITGAKLGSPLSDEADAPTDSSYSDTTTIVHEFRRGFRAALRDLQGFHIFLLTLHQKLDSLLRVFLAIMNKSSSGDFDRDDSGVPESPGSKEQSNNEIPADLTDLESQRTALRTSTPGYKENDCASSISREGWHGKFGKGSVDPLHSLRLTVKFRDFNKFAKFDAELNKELEHWNELLRTDAIRLCQDNNFNPGFFEGSDTNSVVDAYELKVRLEHILERIMMISDAANTEKPSSITYNLFIGGALAARSAYTLQHLGITHILCLCSNEIGQSDSQYHDLFEYKNFSISDNVDTNISSIFEEASYFIDHVEQSAGRVLVHCFEGKSRSATVVLAYLMLRKNFTLSEAWNLLKRAHRRAQPNDGFAKMLLDLDKKLHGKVSMEWQRRRPMMKVCPICEKNVGLSSSSLKLHLQKAHRKLSSGSVDSAMSMEIQKVLNTLKFSRSGSVSQREVSPTQKQSHSMVDGFD, from the exons ATGGCTCAGGCAGAAAAGGAGAAAACTGCAATCATCAATGCAGCCCCAGAGGAAAACCAG GAGAGCGAGGGAGAGAATGACCCTGGCCTCTCCCCAGTCGATAGGGAGCTTCCAACTCCGCTTACTGTCTCATCTCGT GTGTTGTTCCTGCTGGGTGACATAACGGCAGGTCCAGCTTATCGATTCACTCAATGGTTGGAGTTGGTTCGTGAACGCAGCGCGAGACACCCGTCTTCTAGCTTTCCCAAACACCTTTCTAGACTTGAAGCTATGCCATCAAG TGCAGGGGAGTCAGTTGCTGACTCCAAACACTCGGTGCCTTGCAATGAAGGTCCAGATATCACTTTGTGGGAAAGACTTGGAAAGGCTGCCATGCTAGACATCGAATCAAGTGAATTTTCTTGGGACATGCTGGCTTCACTACACCATACTGGTTACAGTAATAGTGCAGAACAAGCTGAGGATGAAACGAATAAAGCTCTCGAG GTTACTGTGAATTCTGGGGGCATTGTTTTCTTTGCTCTATTCAACAGACCTGATAATTGTGATTTGGTCACAAAAGAAGCAGCAGCAGTCATAAAGATATCATCTTCAAGGATGGCAACACAGTCAGAACGCCTTGGTTATGAATTTGCTAAATGGCTAGGAGTCCGCACTCCACAA GCAAGAGTCATTCACAGTTCTAACCCAGAATGGCAGCTGATCAAGGATGCAGCAGAAAAAGCAAGGGATATTGCATTATCAGAGAGAGACGAAGTTGGTGAAGTTACATGTTCAGAGCTGTTGGAAGCTCTTGAATTGAGCCGGTGCCTTCTTCTGATGAA TTATGTGCATGGTTCTCCTCTGCTTCAAAGCTCAGATGCATTTGACTGTCAGGAAGCAGCTGAAAGAACAGCAGCAGCCCTTGGCGGGATCTTGATGTTGGACCTTGTCATCAGAAACGAAGATAGGCTCTCTTGCCGCCATCTTGGGTGGCGAGGAAATTCTGCAAATTTACTATTTACTGACACGGCGACTTTTTCAAATCTAGATGCATGGGAGGAAGCCTTTGATTCTGCAAACCGTCGGTACAGGCCAAGGGTAATCAGGGCTCttcagaaagaaagaagggtcAAATCAGCAGATGTCAAATTAAGCCCTCATAACCATGAATTAATATCTCAAAGCTCAGATGTTTCTGATCTTATGGACTCGCCAAATTCCAGCAACATGAGCCTAATAAGCCCGTTCTCTGCTGAAGCAAAGTTCAGTGATATGCATATAGTTGCAATTGATTCTGGCATTCCTCGCCGACCTCCTGCTGGTAAACGTGCAAACGACCAAGCAAACTACCCTAAGCTAGTTGAGCTTTTACTCAATAGTGCAGAGTACTCCTCTAGCCTCCTATATGAGATAACAGGAGCAAAACTTGGATCTCCTTTATCAGACGAGGCTGATGCACCTACTGATTCATCTTACTCTGACACCACTACAATTGTCCACGAATTCCGAAGAGGGTTTCGTGCAGCTCTCAGGGACTTGCAGGGATTTCATATATTCCTTCTCACGCTTCATCAAAAATTGGATAGCTTGTTGCGAGTTTTTTTAGCTATTATGAATAAAAGTTCATCGGGAGATTTCGACAGGGATGATTCAGGGGTTCCTGAGTCCCCTGGAAGTAAGGAACAGTCTAATAATGAAATACCCGCAGATTTGACTGATTTGGAATCACAGAGAACAGCTCTGAGGACATCTACTCCTGGATATAAAGAAAATGACTGTGCTTCTTCCATCTCACGGGAAGGCTGGCATGGAAAGTTCGGCAAAGGGAGTGTAGACCCTCTTCATAGCCTGCGCCTGACTGTTAAATTCCGTGACTTCAATAAATTTGCTAAG TTTGATGCAGAATTGAACAAAGAATTGGAACACTGGAATGAGTTACTCAGAACAGATGCCATTAGACTGTGTCAGGACAACAATTTTAATCCAGGGTTTTTTGAGGGGAGTGATACTAATAGTGTTGTTGATGCTTATGAATTAAAG GTCCGACTGGAGCACATCCTCGAAAGAATAATGATGATATCTGATGCTGCCAATACAGAGAAGCCATCTTCAATCACATATAACCTGTTTATTGGTGGAGCTTTGGCTGCAAGATCTGCATATACACTACAACATTTGGGCATTACACATATACTTTGCTTGTGCTCAAATGAAATTGGGCAATCAGACTCTCAGTATCATGACCTTTTTGAATACAAGAATTTCTCT ATCAGTGATAATGTGGATACAAATATCAGCAGTATCTTTGAAGAAGCTTCTTATTTTATTGATCATGTGGAGCAGTCAGCTGGGAGGGTTCTGGTTCACTGTTTTGAAGGGAAGAGTAGAAGCGCCACAGTGGTTCTTGCTTATTTAATGCTGAGGAA GAACTTCACTCTTTCAGAAGCATGGAATCTCCTGAAAAGGGCTCACCGCCGTGCCCAGCCAAATGATGGTTTCGCAAAGATGCTTTTGGATCTTGATAAGAAACTACATGGGAAGGTTTCAATGGAATGGCAACGGCGAAGACCAATGATGAAGGTGTGCCCAATCTGTGAGAAGAATGTGGGCCTTAGTAGCTCCTCACTCAAACTTCATCTACAGAAGGCGCACAGGAAGCTCTCCTCAGGAAGTGTGGATAGTGCTATGTCAATGGAAATACAGAAGGTATTGAACACACTCAAATTTAGCCGCAGCGGGAGTGTCAGTCAGCGGGAG GTCAGTCCAACTCAGAAGCAGTCCCATTCAATGGTTGATGGATTTGATTAA
- the LOC122078622 gene encoding serine carboxypeptidase-like 45 isoform X1, translated as MHSLSWKTVATAVALIQLCFSMDVEASPSLPDKITKLPGQPQVSFQQFSGYVTVDDREQRALFYYFAEAEVDPALKPLVLWLNGGPGCSSLGVGAFSENGPFRPSGDFLVTNEYSWNREANMLYLETPIGVGFSYSTDTSSYEAVGDMVTARDNLLFLQRWFAKFPEYRQRDLFITGESYAGHYVPQLAELMVQFNKKEKLFNLKGIALGNPVLEFTTDFNSRAEFFWSHGLISDSTYRIFTSACNYSRYVSEYYRGSVSPICSRVMSQVSRETSRFVDKYDVTLDVCISSVLSQSKVLSPHQVTERIDVCVEDETVNYLNRMDVQKALHARLVGVNKWDVCSNILDYELLNLEIPTIPVLGFLIKAGIPVLVYSGDQDSVIPLTGSRTLVHGLAGMLGLNTTVPYRVWFEGKQVGGWTQVYGNILSFATIRGASHEAPFSQPERSLVLFKAFLDGRPLPEAF; from the exons ATGCATTCTCTATCATGGAAAACAGTTGCAACTGCTGTTGCTCTGATCCAACTATGCTTTTCAATGGATGTAGAGGCTTCTCCATCTCTACCAGACAAAATCACCAAGCTGCCCGGGCAACCCCAAGTCAGTTTCCAGCAGTTTTCAGGTTATGTTACTGTGGATGATAGGGAACAGAGAGCTTTGTTTTACTACTTTGCGGAAGCAGAAGTAGATCCAGCCTTAAAGCCTCTTGTTCTCTGGCTAAATGGAG GGCCTGGTTGTTCTTCTCTTGGAGTTGGAGCATTTTCCGAAAATGGGCCTTTCAGACCAAGTGGAGATTTTTTGGTCACAAACGAGTATAGCTGGAACAGAG AAGCAAATATGCTATACCTGGAAACACCTATAGGGGTTGGCTTTTCTTATTCAACTGATACATCATCTTACGAGGCCGTGGGTGATATGGTAACAG CTAGAGATAATCTTCTGTTCCTGCAACGCTGGTTTGCCAAGTTCCCTGAATATAGGCAGAGAGATCTATTCATAACAGGGGAAAGCTACGCTG GTCACTATGTTCCTCAACTTGCAGAGCTCATGGTCCAGTTCAACAAGAAGGAGAAGTTGTTCAATCTGAAAGGAATTGCT CTGGGCAATCCAGTCCTAGAATTTACCACAGATTTCAATTCGAGAGCTGAATTCTTCTGGTCTCATGGGTTGATATCAGATTCCACATATAGAATTTTCACTTCTGCCTGTAACTACTCTCGGTATGTGAGTGAGTACTACAGAGGATCTGTTTCACCTATTTGCTCCAGAGTGATGAGCCAGGTGAGCAGAGAAACAAGCAGATTTGTGGACAAGTATGATGTTACCCTTGATGTCTGCATATCGTCAGTGCTCTCACAATCAAAAGTTCTTAGTCCACAT CAAGTTACAGAGAGGATAGATGTCTGCGTTGAAGATGAAACCGTAAATTATTTAAACAGGATGGATGTGCAGAAGGCTCTTCATGCACGTCTTGTGGGTGTCAACAAATGGGATGTTTGCAGCAA CATTCTAGATTATGAGCTGCTTAACCTGGAGATACCTACAATTCCTGTATTGGGCTTTCTCATTAAAGCTGGAATTCCCGTCTTAGTTTACAG TGGTGATCAAGATTCGGTTATCCCATTGACTGGGAGTCGGACACTGGTCCATGGCCTAGCAGGGATGTTAGGCCTGAACACAACAGTACCATACCGAGTTTGGTTCGAGGGGAAGCAA GTTGGTGGATGGACTCAGGTGTATGgtaacattctttcctttgCAACCATCAGAGGAGCATCTCATGAAGCTCCATTCTCTCAACCAGAGAGATCACTTGTGTTGTTCAAGGCATTTTTGGATGGCAGACCTCTACCAGAAGCATTCTGA
- the LOC122078622 gene encoding serine carboxypeptidase-like 45 isoform X2: MHSLSWKTVATAVALIQLCFSMDVEASPSLPDKITKLPGQPQVSFQQFSGYVTVDDREQRALFYYFAEAEVDPALKPLVLWLNGGPGCSSLGVGAFSENGPFRPSGDFLVTNEYSWNREANMLYLETPIGVGFSYSTDTSSYEAVGDMVTGHYVPQLAELMVQFNKKEKLFNLKGIALGNPVLEFTTDFNSRAEFFWSHGLISDSTYRIFTSACNYSRYVSEYYRGSVSPICSRVMSQVSRETSRFVDKYDVTLDVCISSVLSQSKVLSPHQVTERIDVCVEDETVNYLNRMDVQKALHARLVGVNKWDVCSNILDYELLNLEIPTIPVLGFLIKAGIPVLVYSGDQDSVIPLTGSRTLVHGLAGMLGLNTTVPYRVWFEGKQVGGWTQVYGNILSFATIRGASHEAPFSQPERSLVLFKAFLDGRPLPEAF; this comes from the exons ATGCATTCTCTATCATGGAAAACAGTTGCAACTGCTGTTGCTCTGATCCAACTATGCTTTTCAATGGATGTAGAGGCTTCTCCATCTCTACCAGACAAAATCACCAAGCTGCCCGGGCAACCCCAAGTCAGTTTCCAGCAGTTTTCAGGTTATGTTACTGTGGATGATAGGGAACAGAGAGCTTTGTTTTACTACTTTGCGGAAGCAGAAGTAGATCCAGCCTTAAAGCCTCTTGTTCTCTGGCTAAATGGAG GGCCTGGTTGTTCTTCTCTTGGAGTTGGAGCATTTTCCGAAAATGGGCCTTTCAGACCAAGTGGAGATTTTTTGGTCACAAACGAGTATAGCTGGAACAGAG AAGCAAATATGCTATACCTGGAAACACCTATAGGGGTTGGCTTTTCTTATTCAACTGATACATCATCTTACGAGGCCGTGGGTGATATGGTAACAG GTCACTATGTTCCTCAACTTGCAGAGCTCATGGTCCAGTTCAACAAGAAGGAGAAGTTGTTCAATCTGAAAGGAATTGCT CTGGGCAATCCAGTCCTAGAATTTACCACAGATTTCAATTCGAGAGCTGAATTCTTCTGGTCTCATGGGTTGATATCAGATTCCACATATAGAATTTTCACTTCTGCCTGTAACTACTCTCGGTATGTGAGTGAGTACTACAGAGGATCTGTTTCACCTATTTGCTCCAGAGTGATGAGCCAGGTGAGCAGAGAAACAAGCAGATTTGTGGACAAGTATGATGTTACCCTTGATGTCTGCATATCGTCAGTGCTCTCACAATCAAAAGTTCTTAGTCCACAT CAAGTTACAGAGAGGATAGATGTCTGCGTTGAAGATGAAACCGTAAATTATTTAAACAGGATGGATGTGCAGAAGGCTCTTCATGCACGTCTTGTGGGTGTCAACAAATGGGATGTTTGCAGCAA CATTCTAGATTATGAGCTGCTTAACCTGGAGATACCTACAATTCCTGTATTGGGCTTTCTCATTAAAGCTGGAATTCCCGTCTTAGTTTACAG TGGTGATCAAGATTCGGTTATCCCATTGACTGGGAGTCGGACACTGGTCCATGGCCTAGCAGGGATGTTAGGCCTGAACACAACAGTACCATACCGAGTTTGGTTCGAGGGGAAGCAA GTTGGTGGATGGACTCAGGTGTATGgtaacattctttcctttgCAACCATCAGAGGAGCATCTCATGAAGCTCCATTCTCTCAACCAGAGAGATCACTTGTGTTGTTCAAGGCATTTTTGGATGGCAGACCTCTACCAGAAGCATTCTGA
- the LOC122079437 gene encoding coiled-coil domain-containing protein SCD2-like isoform X2: protein MVPPSTARTSMRTPVPIPPIEPSASRPRNNKGFVSDMGHLNLKDTGNQRDASALHDELDMLQEENENILEKLRLAEERCEEAEARARELEKQVATLGEGVSLEAKLLSRKEAALRQREAALKAAKQSKDGRDEEVAALRSEVEGAKEEAAAAVEQLREAESETKSLRSMTQRMILTQEEMEEVVLKRCWLARYWGLAVRHGICADIAVSKHEHWSSLAPLPFEIVISAGQKAKEESRSHGDADPEKRSKLVRDLSDLIGDGNIESMLSVEMGLRELVSLKVEDAVVLALAQHRRPNMVRQSGSDPKSPGDPKFLEAFELSQEESEDVAFKEAWLTYFWRRAKAHGVEEDIADERLQSWISRSSQSPTSHDAIDVERGLLELRKLGIEQQLWEASRKELEQTSTPATSHKPISDSETS, encoded by the exons GTTTGTGTCAGATATGGGACATCTTAACTTAAAAGATACAGGAAATCAGCGCGATGCTTCGGCACTTCATGACGAG CTCGATATGCTACAAGAAGAGAACGAGAACATTCTTGAGAAG CTCCGTCTTGCAGAAGAGAGATGTGAAGAAGCTGAGGCCAGAGCTAGAGAACTTGAGAAACAG GTTGCTACTCTTGGAGAAGGTGTATCTCTGGAAGCCAAATTGTTGAGCAG aaagGAAGCGGCACTGCGTCAAAGAGAG GCTGCTCTTAAAGCTGCAAAACAATCTAAGGATGGGAGGGATGAAGAAGTTGCAGCCCTTCGGTCTGAAGTTGAG GGTGCAAAAGAAGAGGCTGCTGCTGCAGTGGAACAGCTTCGAGAAGCAGAATCTGAAACAAAATCTCTTCGCTCAATGACTCAGAGAATGATCTTGACTCAGGAAGAGATG GAGGAAGTTGTCCTTAAGAGATGCTGGCTTGCTCGATATTGGGGTTTAGCTGTACGGCATG GTATCTGTGCAGATATTGCAGTGTCAAAACATGAACACTGGTCATCATTAGCACCTCTTCCATTTGAGATTGTCATTTCTGCAGGACAAAAGGCTAAAGAGGAATCTCGGAGCCATG GTGATGCTGATCCTGAGAAAAGGAGTAAACTAGTTCGGGATTTGAGTGATCTAATTGGAGATGGCAATATTGAGAGTATGCTTTCGGTGGAGATGGGATTAAGGGAGCTAGTTTCCTTAAAG GTTGAGGATGCTGTCGTGCTTGCATTGGCCCAACACCGGCGTCCAAATATGGTTCGACAATCCGGCTCAG ATCCCAAGTCACCTGGCGATCCAAAGTTTCTGGAGGCATTTG AGTTGAGCCAAGAGGAGTCTGAAGATGTTGCTTTCAAGGAG GCTTGGCTTACATATTTTTGGAGACGAGCCAAAGCCCATGGAGTTGAGGAGGATATTGCTGATGAAAGACTCCAATCCTGGATCAGCCGTAGCAGCCAATCGCCTACTTCCCATGATGCCATTGATG TTGAGAGAGGCTTGCTGGAGCTGAGGAAGCTGGGGATTGAGCAGCAATTGTGGGAAGCATCTCGAAAGGAGTTGGAACAAACTTCAACTCCTGCAACCAGCCATAAGCCCATTTCCGATTCAGAAACATCTTGA